TCCTCATATCTTCTTCGAGCGCCTTTTCTTGCCGGGCTTCCGGTTTCGCCGCGGTTCCTTACGTTCGCCTCGTCGCCTACGTGCCCCCGAGCGGGTCGCGGGTCGGCGCTTGCCGCGTGATTTTGACGACAAAGATGTGGAAGACCATTACCCTGCACTCTTGATATTCCTCTGGATCCATGCTTACTGTGTAAGTGCTGCTTGAGATTCTCCTTCTAGAGCGTGTTCTCCTGCTTAAATAATCCAGAagttctcctcctttttttgaGGTAAGTATAATCTAATATTCCTTCGTTAATTTTCCTCTGTGTAGATCTagtgactctctctctctacatgtGCTTCTCTCCCTAGTGAAtaggggtggcaaatgggtggaTCGGATCGGGTTTGGGTTGGATCAATCcatatttgaccaatttaacccgttttgacccatatttaTTTAGTATAAATCGAGTGCCCCATACTCGACCCGTATTGTTAAAACCTTTAATGTTTTAGGAAAATCCACttctactatatgctaattggattaaaatttcaaattaaattaaaaatagtaaataaaataaaatagttaaaaaaacctataaattcaaatatttataaaaaaaaaaattgggttaatacccgaaaaactccaaaccggtacacttgtgacaaatttactctaaattattttttaccacaaaaaccccaaagctgggtatacctttgacaaatttaccctaaacgggcacacttgtgacaaatttaccctttgttagttttcgttaaattttattctcaaattattaagttaaatgacacataacagttgaccggtataccaatttatgatttatgTTTGTCAccgtttataatttttgtgatttttgtggtattaatccaatttagcatagggtatatttgtcacaaatttactattttggggtttttttacagtcgaataaattagtttttggtaaatttatcataaatataccagtttatgattttttatagtcaatcgagtaaatttgtcacaagtataccggtttggggtttttgtggtaaaaaaataatttagagtaaatttgtcacaagtgtaccggtttgggattttcagaatattaaccttaaaaaaattagactatgcacatgcttctcttatttgaagtgaatatacaattgaataactaaaaattgtaacatgaaatttttaactaaacctaaaaaaactcatttttatgatttttataaaaaaaaaagtattgttaaaacattttatgtaatacaaatttaatggaaaattttataattctttttaaaatatttttttttttttaaatcaatttttttatttttaaatataaattttaataattttatttttttaaatataatttttatttttatttttaaaatataatttttaataattattttttctttttcttttctttttcttcttcttcgccgacCGCCGGCCATGACGGCGGCCGATGGCCCGGCCACAAACCGGATCTAGCTCGCTAGCGtcgggcgaggccaagcctcgctagatcagcgagacttgagctcgcggtgtcgggcgaggctcgatctcgccgatcTAGTGAGGCGAGGTCTCgccgatgccggcgagctcgagtcttgccggatccggtgaggctTAAGCCTCACCCGGTCGtcgcgaggccgagcctcgcccgaatCAGCAAGACTCGAGCTGGCGTTGAGCGGGGCTTGATCGCGCCCGATCTAGCAAGGCTGAGGccttgcccgacgccggcgagctcgagtctcactAGATCCGACGAGGCTTGAGCCACACCAATCGTCGGCGACTGCCGTCAAGCTCGAGCccgccgcctcgccgtcgccagGCCATCGGTTaaggaatgaagaaaaaaaaaaaagaaaagaaaaaaaaattgaaataatataaaaaataataataatttcgatttttattaaagaaaatattttataaagttaaagaaagCCATGGCCCATAGGTTCAAAGTGGGTTCAAAGGCCATAACCCATTTAGatccatttctttttgtgctttACTTTCTCAAACCCATTTTTTTATCcgtatttaactttcacttgattcatatatgacccatttaactaaaaatgggtcataatatgggtttattaCCCATTTTGCCAGCCCTACTAGTGAAATAAGGATCTTTGTACTTTGGGCATACACAACTCAGGTGGTTTGGCTCTGTTAGGAGGATTCAAGGATTTTGCATCGATATCAAGTCTATCTGGTCAGCTAACTGTAAACATGACTCAGAAATCCTTTATGTTTCTAtatgcatctttttttttaattgattttgtctgTTTTTGACCGTTCTGTGCTTTTGCTTGGCATTGTCTCTGTTTTTCATGTCATGTCCTCTTTGTAGGTAATAGCAAAAAGAATGCCTAGAGAGTCGGATGCACTTCGTAAGTATGTGGAAATTTTGGAGAATAGAAAGTGGAGGTGCAAGTTTTGCGACAAAGAGTTTGCTGGAAGTACTCCTAGGATCCGGGCGCACCTCGCTGGAATTCCGGGCTATGGTATCAAATCTTGTGAGAAAGTTGAAGATCCAGTGAGAGCAGAAGCCTTGCGGGAACTTAAACGTAAAGGCAGCATGTTGGATAAAAGCACGGGAGGCACGTCGGGCGAAGGAACGGAAGGAACAGTTTTTGGCGCGAGTCAAAATGTACTCCCAAGTGACGATGCGTCGAATCCCAATGACACGCAGAACTCGAATCGACCTGGGTGCGCGCTGCAGCAACCATCTTGCGATTCGCTGACTGGAGCTGGTACTGCTTCAGCATGCCCTCAGGATCAAGTGTCCTTGCCTCCCAGTGATATGCCTCTGGATAATCTGGATAATCTGGATAACATCCAACAATCCGATCCATCGAACCGAAGGTTGGATGCAGCACATGGAAATGAAAATGCTCCACCTCTCCAGCATTTATCTTCTCTTTATATAAGTGAGCCACCGGCGCGTCCTGAGCTATCAACTCATCTTCAATTTGGAACTGGTACTCCTCCAGCATGCCCTCAGTACGAAGTGTCTCTGCCTTGGGAGGATAAAAGCACGGGAGGCACATCGGGCGAAGGAACGGAAGGCACTGACACACAGAACTCAAATCAACTTGGGTGCGCGCCGCAGCAACCATCTTTCTATCTGACGACTGGAAGTGGTACTGCTTCAGCACGCCCTCAGGATCAAGGGTCTTTGCCTCCTGGTGATAGGCCTGTGGATAATCTGGTTAACATCCAACAATCCAATCTGTCGAACCATCGGTTGAATGCATCGCATGGAAATGAAATTGCTTCACCTCTCCAGCAACTTCCGATGGACTCACTGGCTTCACTTTCTCTTAATGTTGCTGAGGTAGCCGCGTTTCCTGAGCTATCAGAGGGGGGACAACAAAGTTCAAGAGGGCTATCATCAGTCCCAAATGATCAGTTCCTTGGCAACAGTATGTCAAATTGGCTGCCGGAGTTCATCGGAGGTGATGTTTTAATCGCTACTCTACTCAGTAACATGACAACGACCAGCATTCCCCCATATTCTAATGAACAGTATTCAAGATTTGACGAACAATTCCCAGATGAAATCATTCTAGATTCACCGCTACATTCAACAGAAAATCCTCACTGCTCTCTGCCAGAGAATCTTCTTGAATCTCGTGATGTAATTGTAAACACTTCTGAGGAAATACAAACGAATGAACTGCATAATCCAACAGTGGGATCGTCATTACAAAATGATTCATGCCTTGATGTGGACAGTGCAAATCGTTTGCAGGATTGTGGTCAACCGTGTGTAGCAGAAGGGACTCCTGTGCGTAGCAATACTAGTCCGACCGACACTGCCCAGCATCCTGATCAGCTTCCCCCAAGGTGTGGCAAGGAAGGTGGGAATGATATCCGTCAATTTTCTTCACGAACTCCAATGGATGTAGATCCCTCAACCGCATCACAGCAGACATGTGTCGTTGATTCCCTAGTTCCAGAGGCGGCAACAAATACAATGGGACCATCATTATCACACGGTGTGTTTGGATTAATCTACATTGCTACTATGGTTCCGTTAGATCCTTAAATATctccagaatttttttttaatcgaaatcTAACAAATGATGTGTGCTTAAACAATATATCAATGAGGGTTCTCCAATCATGAACATGCCGAGCATCGTTGCATATTCCATACGTCCAATACCACTTCCTTTTTATTGCACCGCTTCTTTCACCAAAATATTTAACTTTCGCAATGTTGATTTTCATTGTTAGATATCTTGTGTGATCAAGTTCTAGATGTGGTTTTACACGTACCCATCGCTTGATTTGAAAGTCCAATGTTGATTGATCCCAcacttgaatattttattgCAAGCAGCTTCGGGGCCCCCTCAACGTCAAATTGTTCCACACCGATCCATTAATCTCCAGACAGCGCACGAGAATCCAACCGTGCCATCATCGTCACGTGAAAACCATTTAGTCAGAGGTCATCCACAAGCTCTAGTGGACATGGATccatgtatgccatcatcatcacaagCTCCAAATAATGCTCCTCCAGCTCCTCAGATTCTACCTTGTGGAACAAGCCTGATAAGCCCATCGTCATTGCCAGGTCTATggttatttacaaaaattaatctTTGTGTATTACCATGTTACATTATTATGGGGCGGCAAGAATGCTATCATGAGACTCTAACCGATGGAGTTTTTAAATTGCAGGATTAGATATGAATGAGGGGGTGCCTATGATGATTCATCCTAACACAGGCAACAACTTTGAAGAGAATAgagatttgaaaagaaaacttcaACTAATCTATGAAAAAGAAGCTGGCATAAGGTTTGAGTTAGAATATGCTGCACCTCTATATCTAAAGAAGCTGAGAATGGAAGTTGCGAATTGGTTGGCAGATGTGGAGAAGCTTAGAAATGACCGTACTGAAGCAGCAAGTGAGGGTTGTTTGCCACAACATCAACAGGTGGATACACTGATGCATGAAGCCGAAGACCTTACAAGATTAGACAAAGGACTATTTGAGGCGAGAGAGACCAAAGTCGGTCAACTATTAGAAGATAAGATGGTGGGAGAGGCATTTCAGATAAATACTACAAAGATTTTGAAGTTCCTAGTAGGGAATCAAATATCCCAACTAGGCATTTATGGAATGGGGGGTGTTGGTAAAACGACTATTGTGGTGCACATATATAATAGACTCCTCGAGGTAGCTAACTATGGCAATGTGTTGTGGATCACTGTGTCACTAGATTTCAACAAAGAAAGGTTGCAGGACGCCATTTGAAAGGAACTAGGTTCACGCATACCACAAGAAAATGATGTGAGGAAACGAGCAGCAATATTGCACGATTGTTTAATGAAAAGTGGCAAATCTACAATAATCCTCGATGATGTGTGGGAATGCTTTGATCTTAAAGAGGTGGGGATCCCAGTTGGAGTAGATGGAATTAAGTTGGTCTTAACAACTCGATCCTCTGAGGTATGCTGCCATATGCGTTGTCAAGAAACGATAAAAATTGAACCTCTATCTCAAAAAGAagcccaaattttatttttggaggaGCTTGGACCCGAAGTGGTCCTTAATTTGGAAATTGAGAGAGTTGTGAAGTCCATTGTTGAAGAATGTGCAGGCTTGCCGCTTGCAGTCATCACGATGGCAGCAAGCATGCGAGGAGTGACCAATGTGTTTGAATGGAAGGATTGCTTGGAAAAATTGAGAGAATCGGATATGGCGCAGCTGGATATGGAAAAGGAGGTTTTAAAGAAATTGGAATTCAGTTACAATCGccttaatcatgaaattcaacAGTGTTTCTTATCTTGTGCACTTTATCCAGAAGATAAATTAATTGATAAGTTCGAGTTGATAGAATTCTTTATTGACCTAGGATTGATTGGTCGATTGAATACGAGGGAGAAACTATATAATAGAGGCCTCACCATACTGAACAAACTGGAAAATGTCTGCCTATTGGAAGATCATGGTAAAAAGATGAAGATACACGATTTGATTAGAGACATGGCATTGAACATCATGAGCGCGACTTCGATTGTAAAAGCACGAAAGGGGTTGAGGACAATACCATCTGAGGAATATTGGACGGATGCTTTAGAGAAGGTTTCTCTAATGGAGAATGATATTGATGAATTTCCTTTGAACATGTCACCAAATTGTCCTAAACTATCAACTTTTCTATTGAATAGAAGCTTGTGGTTTGATGTGGTCATCCCTAATTCTTTCTTCGAACATTTACGAGGGCTAAAGGTTCTAAACCTGAGTTATTGTCATGCAAGAGAACTTCCAGATTCCATTTCAAACTTGGCAAACTTGAGAGCACTATTGCTTAGGTATTGTCACGTATTGCACCGTGTTCCTTATTTAGGAAGCTCAGATCTTTGAGAAAGTTGGACATTTTTAGTTGTAGGAAAGTTAAAGTGCTCGAGGGTCTGGAAAAGTTGGTGGACTTGAGATATCTTGATGTAGGTCATACAAAAATAAAGCAATTACCCAGAGGAACATTGGGGGCTTTGCTGAACTTGCAATATCTTAAAGGTACGACAATGAATGGAGAAGATATTACGAAATTAAAGGCATTGGATTTGGAGACACTTTCGTGCTCCTTTAAAGATTTAGATGAGTTCAACAAGCTCATGGTTAGTGAGCAGAGGAATAAACCTCCCTATTACAAGATTGAGGTGGGGCCAAGAGGACCAAATATTTGTGCGAACGCTACTTATGATGCTCAACTTGAGAATTGTGAGCGGCGTGTTTCCATTGACTCCTGGAGTCACGCTATTGTGAGCATCGGAGGGGAAAGCAGTGGCAGTGGCATTTGTATTCTGATTCCCCAAAATGTGAAGACATTGAAAGCGGAGAAATGCAATGGTGTAACGAATTTATCTGACATTGGTCTGCTTGAAAACCTTGAGGAGCTAGAAATAGAAAGATGCAAAAACTTGCGGGTGCTTAGTGGAAGACAagatgaagaaataataaaCATCCATGACTCCCCTACCCCAACTCCTGcccctctcttcttccaaaGCCTTAGGGATTTGGATATACATAAGTGTCAGAGACTAAGGTATCTCTTTGGGCGTGAGCCTAAATTTTGCCTTCCTCATTTGCGAAAAATTACTATAACAAGTTGTAAGGAAATGGTGGGGATTACAGAAGTGGTTACATCACTATCACCACATCCGCCCCCGACGCTCCCTTGTCTAGAAAATATTTGTGTTTGGAGGTGTAATAAACTGAAGAGAGTGGTGGAATCTAAGTGGCTGCCCCACTTTTTTAACCCGAGAACAATAGAAGTAGTCTTTTGTGAGAACGTGGAGGAGATAATCGAAGGTCCCTTCCCATACATGCTAGTTGAAGAGATTTcacttgaaaagtttaagatattAGGTTGTAATAACCTGAGAAAGCTGTTTCCGCAGGAACTGCTAATCCATCTTCGAAATCTTCAAAGTATCGAAGTCAAATGGTGCAAAGGAATGGTGGAGATGATAAGTGGAGCAAGACAAGGTCAAGAAGGAAGCATAATGACGTCTATAAACAACACCCCTTCATCCTTccaatcttcaatttctctgCCAAAACTGATTTCCTTGCATCTCTATGATCTACGCCAGTTGAAGAGCATATGTGAAGTCCCAATTACTTGCGATTCCATGAGAAAGTTAGTGGTGCTCAAATGCCCAGAATTGAATAGGATTCTTTGGCAACTACGAATACGTGATATTGAAGACCTTCCGTATATTCGCTTGCAAAGTGAGGAACTTTGGAAGACGTTGACATGGGATCATCCCAATGCCCAGGCAATTCTTCGATCTCATCGTGATTTCGGTTGGGCTGGCTGTGTTCTAAAAGGTCAGTGCATTTCACATGAGTTATTGATATAATTTCCTTCATTCCGAAcagaaatcaaaaaattattgaagGAATTATAAATTGTATTGCTATATGATTTGTACATGTACGTAAGCCTGTTTATAataccaaaaagataaaataggaaaattatatGGGATATCGTTTTCCTATTTTATTGTCTAAATAATTAATCATAtggattgattgaatcaattagtTTGTAATCATAACCAAAATTAGAATCGAATTGTGTCTCCAACAATTCTTTGAAAAGAGTAGCCCTTATTTTTATAGTAATGCAACTACAAAGACTAGGATCAGAACTAGAGTTGTGCAGCTCTAACACTGGCATTTGCAGACCCGTCCGAAAGTGTAAGTGAAGATGACTTACAGTGGTCCGACAGTGAAAGTGAAAGTGAAGATGGACGGTCCGAAAGTGAAAGTGAAAGTGAAGATGGACGGTCCGGTCCGAAAGTTAAAGTGAAAGTAAGATGGACGGTCCGAAAGTAAAAGTGAAAGTGAAGATGAACGGTCCGAAGCCGATCTCGAATAAGTCTGATGAAAGGCCTTCGGCTGCTATATTAATTACCCAAGCATGATTTCCTGCAAACTCAAGTTTCCATTTGAATTACTTTTTTCATATGCCATGCTGGCGGAGGTCCTTCACGAGGCGGAGGAGCTCGGAGATGTTCAAAGGCGGGGCTGGACCTGAGCGAAGGAGTGTGGGAAGTAAGCGCCAAAGGATTGGCTGAACGCCGTCTCTTGGGAGGAGTTCTTGAGCAGCTAGGCGAGTAGTAGAAAATTGAAGGATCGAAGTTTGTTTTGCCCTCACATGCATCGCGAGTTGGGATATGGTTTTCAGAGATTCATGTGTATTGACGTTAAGTCTGAGTTCCTATTGAGTTTCTTAATTCTCTGTCCGTGACTCCACGAGCAAGGCTTTGCGTTTGTGATTAGATTGTCATTgcacttcattaaaaaaaaaaatattagggaCCAAATTTGCATTCATTCCATCACATTTGTGATCAGAGGCATGTTGACTTTGACCAACTACTCGCGAGCCGCTGGCTTTTGTCCTCTGTCCTCCCCTGTTCACGGGATATTTCATGGAACGAAAAGAAGCGGACGTCGCCGAGTGGAGGCTGCTCTCCTGACCAGTCCCAGAAgcacgagaaaatattcagtggttagcAATCACCACGTCATTGTCCTACGTGGCGCGCGCAAGCTTAAGTGGCTCCACTAACAAGTTCACACGTGTCGTTGAATTTGGACTAACtggaaaatagagaagtaaaaagTCTGAGGGttggtttttctctctccccctgaCAACCGGCTGAAAAGAGGCTCTGCAGAAGCAATTAATAATGCTTTTGCCGCTCAAAACCTCTCTCctcatttcaattttcaagcctTCTCCTTCGTTGGGTTGAGAGGAAAAAACGAAGatatcttctctctttctccggCACGCCCGACCGCTCCATCTCCCCTCCTTCTCCCCCTgctccttccccttccccttcccttcccCAGAGCCCCGTCGGTCGCAAATTCTATTCAGATCTGCCCTCTGGCACGTCGCTTCCCCCAAGACTCCCACTCAGTCGCAGCTGCTGGGTCCCGAGGCCGTTCGCCTCCGCCGTCACTTTCGGAGCCTCATCGGCGGCTATGATTCATCagccgactctctctctctcaccccccCATATCACCTAAGCTTGCGCCAGTCTCTTGGGAAACTTATGGCATCCACTGGTCGGAGCCATGGACCGAAGCTCGGGTTCAACTTCGGTGTCGTCACTGTCGTTGCCTTTCCGGCGTTCGCTCTAGAAACCGTGACTAACTCGGTTGTGATTTTGGGTTGAAGTGGAAGCGGAAGAAGCTTGCGATTGCTAGGTCTTGAGCCCTCTGCCTTCACATGCTGCTCGCTTCATTTGTCGCCTTCCTCGCTTTTCCAATGCCGCCGATAGAAACCGCGCGAGGCTCGGTTTTGATTTCGGGCTCAGGCGCATCGCCACTGAAGCGGAAGAAGTTTGCAACTACTGGGTCCCAAGCCCTCTCGACCTTCACATGCCACTCGCTTCgttcgtcgccgtcgtcgcctcTCTAGCGTTGGTTCTGCACATTTTCCGAATGCTTGGTTAACTAATTATTAGTTAGTCTTTGTCAAATTCTGGTGCTGTGTAGTTGTTGGCTTTGGAAAGAAGAGAGGCCCCCACTCGCATGAGAAATGAACTTCGTGTGAGCCAAAAGAGAGGAGCTGTGAAGGGGTCTGCAAAGATgggctttttggttttttgtttcttcattgggATATTGTGCTTTTAAATTTGGGGTTTGATTGCAGACTCCGGTTTTGGTGACTTCAAACATACTGGATCACGTTGAGGTTTTGCCTACCCACTCAACTAAGTTTTGTTTCCTTCTGATAATCAAGTTGTTGATTTTCGATGGCTGAGCTTTCTCCTTACGCTTTTTTGCTGCTGTACTTTTACTTAAATTGCACTAATTATGTGGTCTCCGTATTTTGATTGGTTCTCATTCCATTCCACAAGAAATATGTATGTGAAGAAAGATGGGATGTCTGCGGGGATGGCGAATGATGATTCGCCCTTGGTAATGACTGATGTCTGGCAAAACCCATATGAGTTTCATTATGAATTGAAGTTGAAGTCTATTCGGTCATATGGCCTTTCAACTTTGAATGTAcccagatgatgatgatgatggtagcTGGCAAGTGTAGCTTGTTAGGTTAGGTGTTGGGCATATCACATGCCCGCATGTGGAATCTAGGCATGCCGAGGGGTTGAATTTGTGGTCTTTAAAGTTGAGTTGGAATGCCGGTTGAGGTTGTTTTACAGTGCACAATTTGGCAAAAACTAATCACAGTTACATCTTTCCAGCTATTGGAATGCCGGTTGAGGTTGTTTTACAGTGCACAATTTGGCAAAAACTATTCACAGTTACATCTTTCCAGCTATTGGGACACCATATGAGTACCCCCTCTTTGGGAAATATTTGCAGTTGTTCGAACCTCTTGGCCGCAAGGTGGGCGGCAAGAATAGTTCCAATCTCAAATGGATGAATCAGCTTCTGGTGTCCAAGAGCCTTTTAAATTGAGAAGTAACTACATTGGACTTGTCCCCCTCAAGGAATGAAACAGACTTTTTGCTTAGGAACATTTTCGGTGATTGTTTACATAATCTCGTTGAATAAATTCTCAGTTGTTTTCTCAGGCATTGTTCCCGGGATTCAATGAAGCAAACCTTTTGAACATTTAGTTCATGCAAGAGTATGCGTAAGTCTTAATCCTTATGAGATGTTCGGAAGCAAAATCAGGCGAAGATGACGCACAACTTTGTTAACTCATTCCTGAAGTTGATTTTATATGCAGAGGCAACCCTGTTCACATTATAAACCAGCCaaacagccaaaaaaaaaaaaaaatcgacaattGAAAATCTTGACCAGCAGCTGCACCATATCGATTCTGAAGCACCGTGGTGTTGCATTATGTTTAAATTTCTGGAATTCCACATAACTGAACCTTTAAACCTAAACATCAGATTCACCGattgtataatttgaaaaaaataataatcatggCCATGAGCCGACACCAGAGCAGCTTAGATGGTCCTAGGACTCATAGCAGTTAATTAAATTCCAATGTCATGCACGGCACATATTGGCATCAACGTGCAGCAGAAGCCGACCATCAATAACAAGAATCAACGTGTTCTTGC
The nucleotide sequence above comes from Eucalyptus grandis isolate ANBG69807.140 chromosome 2, ASM1654582v1, whole genome shotgun sequence. Encoded proteins:
- the LOC120290437 gene encoding probable disease resistance protein At4g27220, encoding MAASMRGVTNVFEWKDCLEKLRESDMAQLDMEKEVLKKLEFSYNRLNHEIQQCFLSCALYPEDKLIDKFELIEFFIDLGLIGRLNTREKLYNRGLTILNKLENVCLLEDHGKKMKIHDLIRDMALNIMSATSIVKARKGLRTIPSEEYWTDALEKVSLMENDIDEFPLNMSPNCPKLSTFLLNRSLWFDVVIPNSFFEHLRGLKVLNLSYCHARELPDSISNLANLRALLLRKVKVLEGLEKLVDLRYLDVGHTKIKQLPRGTLGALLNLQYLKGTTMNGEDITKLKALDLETLSCSFKDLDEFNKLMVSEQRNKPPYYKIEVGPRGPNICANATYDAQLENCERRVSIDSWSHAIVSIGGESSGSGICILIPQNVKTLKAEKCNGVTNLSDIGLLENLEELEIERCKNLRVLSGRQDEEIINIHDSPTPTPAPLFFQSLRDLDIHKCQRLRYLFGREPKFCLPHLRKITITSCKEMVGITEVVTSLSPHPPPTLPCLENICVWRCNKLKRVVESKWLPHFFNPRTIEVVFCENVEEIIEGPFPYMLVEEISLEKFKILGCNNLRKLFPQELLIHLRNLQSIEVKWCKGMVEMISGARQGQEGSIMTSINNTPSSFQSSISLPKLISLHLYDLRQLKSICEVPITCDSMRKLVVLKCPELNRILWQLRIRDIEDLPYIRLQSEELWKTLTWDHPNAQAILRSHRDFGWAGCVLKDPSESVSEDDLQWSDSESESEDGRSESESESEDGRSGPKVKVKVRWTVRK